One Felis catus isolate Fca126 chromosome D1, F.catus_Fca126_mat1.0, whole genome shotgun sequence DNA segment encodes these proteins:
- the LOC101086749 gene encoding LOW QUALITY PROTEIN: olfactory receptor 51G1-like (The sequence of the model RefSeq protein was modified relative to this genomic sequence to represent the inferred CDS: deleted 1 base in 1 codon; substituted 1 base at 1 genomic stop codon), giving the protein MKFIQCEDKDLLGVFWHSQWRRHSRSFSAELAFCVHACCRNPHFCGRKVATWDRLMTGSTSSMEQFVSFHLTGIPGSKNVNHFISIPFHVCYLIGIVGNCTILHIIHIDKSLHKPMYYFLAILSLTDMGLSISTLPTVLKIFWFDTRKIEVNACVSQMYFIHTFSLMESAVLLAMVFDRYVAICDPLRYSSKLTPQHTVYIGVFIIIRCSVVLPVILVCIPTLSFCHSHVLSHSFCLHQDVIQLDCDDISFNILYGLFVVGFYWGVDSLGILLSYAFILHSVLGIASXRGKLKALNTCASHICAVFILYVPMIGLSLVHRFAKHSSPFFHMNMSNIYLLVPTVLNSIIYSIKTKQIRYRINKKFAFLCFLYFHWNECQKKLGQ; this is encoded by the exons ATGAAGTTCATTCAGTGTGAGGACAAG GACCTACTAGGAGTCTTCTGGCATTCCCAGTGGAGGCGTCATTCTCGGTCATTTAGTGCAGAACTGGCTTTTTGTGTGCATGCGTGCTGCAG gaACCCACATTTTTGTGGTAGGAAAGTGGCTACTTGGGACAGACTCATGACAGGCTCTACCTCCAGTATGGAACAGTTTGTTTCATTCCACCTCACTGGGATTCCTGGCTCCAAGAATgttaatcattttatttccatCCCCTTTCATGTGTGCTACTTGATTGGAATAGTGGGCAACTGTACAATCCTTCACATCATCCACATAGACAAGAGTCTCCACAAGCCCATGTACTACTTCCTGGCCATTCTGTCCCTTACTGACATGGGCCTGTCTATCTCTACCCTGCCCACAGTATTA AAAATCTTCTGGTTTGATACTAGGAAGATTGAGGTGAATGCTTGTGTATCCCAGATGTATTTTATTCATACTTTTTCCCTGATGGAGTCAGCTGTGCTTCTAGCCATGGTTTTTGACCGCTATGTTGCCATTTGTGATCCTTTGAGGTATTCCAGCAAACTCACTCCACAGCACACTGTCTACATAGGGGTCTTCATTATAATCAGATGTTCTGTTGTCCTCCCTGTTATTCTTGTTTGTATTCCCACACTTTCCTTCTGTCACtcccatgttctctctcactctttctgctTGCATCAAGATGTCATCCAGTTGGACTGTGATGACATCTCATTCAACATTTTATATGGCTTGTTTGTTGTTGGATTTTATTGGGGTGTAGATTCTTTAGGAATCTTGTTATCTTATGCATTCATCCTCCATTCTGTGCTAGGCATTGCATCCTAGAGAGGGAAGCTCAAAGCTCTCAATACATGTGCTTCCCACATTTGTGCTGTATTCATTCTATATGTGCCCATGATCGGGCTATCCTTAGTGCATCGCTTTGCAAAACACTCCTCCCCCTTTTTCCACATGAACATGTCCAATATTTACCTCTTAGTTCCAACAGTACTTAACTCAATCATTTATAGCATCAAGACAAAGCAGA TTAGGTATAGAATAAATAAgaagtttgcatttctttgtttcctttacttCCACTGGAATGAATGTCAGAAAAAGCTTGGGCAATGA
- the LOC101087005 gene encoding olfactory receptor 51L1-like produces the protein MKKAKCRDEFKSAYRKPLQFYLFCFVFLTQMLILSLPSPLECDPESGLWLKVSSMATFNSSNTLSSTFYLSGIPGYEEFHHWISIPFCLLYLVGIMGNCTILHIVRTDPRLHQPMYYFLAMLSLTDMGMSMPTMISLFRVLWSISREIQFSTCVVQMFFIHTFSFTESSVLLAMAFDRYVAICHPLRYATILTPRLIMKIGIAALLRSACAMIPLLARLAFFPFCHSHILSHSYCLHQDMIRLACADTLFNVIYGLLLVVVLWGMDSLGIFVSYVYILHSILKIASREGRLKALNTCASHICVVLILYVPMMGLSIVHRFAKHSSPLIHIFMAHIYLLVPPVLNPIIYSVKTKQIRQGVLYLLLRTKTGSTMS, from the coding sequence atgaagaaagcaaaatgTAGGGATGAATTTAAGAGTGCTTACAGGAAACCGCtgcagttttatttgttttgttttgttttcctgactcAGATGCTGATCTTATCATTGCCCTCCCCACTGGAGTGTGATCCTGAAAGTGGACTGTGGTTAAAAGTGAGCTCTATGGCAACCTTTAACTCCAGTAATACCCTGTCCTCCACATTCTATCTCTCAGGTATCCCTGGCTATGAGGAATTCCACCACTGGATATCCATTCCATTCTGTCTCCTGTACCTTGTTGGAATCATGGGTAACTGCACCATCCTGCATATTGTTCGGACAGACCCCAGGCTCCATCAGCCCATGTACTACTTTCTGGCCATGCTTTCCCTCACCGACATGGGCATGTCCATGCCCACCATGATATCACTGTTCAGGGTGTTGTGGTCCATTTCCAGGGAAATCCAGTTCAGTACCTGTGTGGTCCAAATGTTTTTCATTCACACTTTCTCCTTCACGGAATCATCTGTGCTCTTGGCCATGGCCTTTGACCGCTACGTGGCTATCTGCCACCCTCTACGATATGCTACCATTCTCACCCCAAGACTTATCATGAAAATTGGAATTGCAGCCCTGCTTAGGAGTGCCTGTGCCATGATTCCACTTCTGGCTCGGCtggccttctttcctttctgccacTCTCACATCCTTTCTCATTCATATTGTCTGCACCAGGACATGATCCGCCTTGCCTGTGCTGACACCCTGTTTAATGTTATATATGGGTTGCTTCTTGTCGTTGTGCTGTGGGGAATGGACTCTCTGGGTATTTTTGTGTCTTATGTGTACATTCTTCACTCTATATTAAAAATTGCGTCACGTGAAGGGCGGCTTAAGGCTCTCAACACGTGTGCGTCCCACATCTGTGTTGTACTCATTTTATATGTGCCTATGATGGGGCTATCTATTGTCCATCGTTTTGCCAAACACTCCTCCCCACTGATCCATATCTTCATGGCTCACATCTACTTATTGGTTCCACCTGTGCTCAATCCAATCATCTATAGTGTGAAGACCAAACAGATCCGTCAAGGAGTCCTCTACCTACTTCTCCGCACAAAAACCGGTTCTACTATGTCTTAA
- the LOC101087266 gene encoding olfactory receptor 52B2-like: MYLLAVIGNGLVMAVVVGDRNLHEPMYLFLAMLALNDILLCTVTVPQMLLIFWKGPSPLTFPACLTQMFFVHALFLSESAVLLAMAFDRYVAICTPLHYATFLTGSLISKVGLALVTRSVAVVTPGVLLILRLRFCRENIIHHTYCENMGIAKLACNSIALNSIYGLTAALLTTGLDFFLISLSYWLILRTVFQLPSREARTKAFATCGAHICVILIFYTLAFFSFFTHRFGDHVPKHVLILLANLYLLVPPTMNPIVYGVKTKEIRMHVLGLCNKPK, encoded by the coding sequence ATGTACCTTTTGGCTGTGATAGGCAATGGCCTGGTTATGGCAGTGGTGGTTGGGGACAGGAACCTCCATGAACCCATGTATCTCTTCCTGGCCATGCTGGCACTCAATGATATTCTCCTTTGTACTGTGACAGTGCCCCAAATGCTTCTTATCTTCTGGAAGGGTCCTTCCCCATTAACATTCCCTGCATGTCTCACACAGATGTTTTttgttcatgctctgttcctCTCTGAATCTGCTGTTCTCTTGGCCATGGCTTTTGATCGCTACGTGGCTATCTGTACACCACTCCATTATGCAACCTTTCTTACAGGTTCTCTCATTAGCAAGGTGGGTCTGGCTCTGGTGACTCGGAGTGTGGCTGTGGTCACTCCTGGTGTCCTCCTCATTCTCCGGCTACGTTTTTGCCGGGAAAACATCATCCACCATACCTACTGTGAGAACATGGGCATTGCCAAGTTGGCCTGCAATAGCATTGCCCTCAATAGCATTTATGGGCTCACTGCTGCTCTCCTCACCACAGGGCTAGACTTTTTCCTCATCTCCCTGTCCTACTGGCTAATCCTGAGAACAGTCTTCCAACTACCTTCTAGGGAAGCCCGGACAAAAGCATTTGCAACATGTGGAGCTCATATATGTGTCATCTTGATATTTTATACTCtggccttcttttccttctttacccATCGCTTTGGAGATCATGTACCCAAGCATGTCCTTATCCTCCTGGCAAACCTCTACTTACTGGTGCCACCCACTATGAACCCCATTGTTTATGGAGTAAAGACAAAGGAGATAAGGATGCATGTACTAGGGCTCTGTAACAAACCAAAATGA